The DNA window TCGGGAGACGAACTGGGTGGTGTCGGGACCCGGCGGAGCTGCGACACGACTTGGGTTGAAGCGATCCAACCTGCAGTGGAAGATGAAGAAGCTCGGCATCTCGCGCCCCCACCCGCGATAGGGCCTGACGGCCAATCAAGCTCGTGATGGCGAGGAGAACCAGCAGCAGTGTGGAAGGTTCGGGAACCGACGATGGATTGCCGCTCCCGTCGGAGATACTCGGCGACAGGGACGCCAGTTCGGAGCCACCGCCGCTGTTCATGCCGGCCAAACCGCTTCCACCCGCTCCGAATGGTCCGCTGGGCGCCAGCGAATCACCCAAGGCAAATCCGCCCAATTGGCCAAGTGGATTGCCCGAGGCATTGCTGGTGGCGATCGTCACGGTGCCGGCGCTGCCGGCCGTGCCGCCGATGACCAGCGTACCCTGAATAATGTGATTGGCCGTGAGATCGCTGCCGGCGTTGACCTGCGTCGAGCCCGAGCCGTCAATGTTGCCGACTTGCTGATGCGTGCCGGAGACAAGGAGACCGGGCGCCGAGCTGTTGTTCGTGATGTTTGCGCGATTCGAGCCGTTGGATAGCGCGGAGACCGTGCCGGCCAATTCCAACGTCGCGCTGTTGTTAACCGCGGCCGTGACTCCCGTGCCGACGGTAGCCGCGCCGGAGGCGAGGCCGAATCGCAGCTTGCCCGTGCCGCCGACCGATAAGGCCGTCGCATTGCCCAGATTGATCGAGCCGGTGATCGCAGTCGTGCCGCTGCCGGAGACGTTGATTTGCTTGCCAGAGGCGTCGTTCAAGGGGCCGGCGATCGTAAAGACGCCACCAGAATTCTGCGCGATGTTCAAACCGCTGGCGAGCGTGATCGGCGCGGAGATCGTCTGCGCGCCGTTGCCGTTAGCGCCGGAGATATTGATCGCCGCAGCGGAAGACCCGGCGGCTTGCAGCGTCAGCGTGTGCGTGCCGGCAATCAGATAATTGTTCGGGTTGTCGAACGTGAGCGTGCCGACGGTCTTGTCGGCGTCGAGGGTTACAGTGCGATTGGCCGTGATGATCGTGGTGAAGCCAGCCGAATCGCCGATTCCGCTGGGGGCCACGCCGCCAATCCAGTTTGATCCGACCGACCAATTGCCGTCGCCATCGACTCCCCAAGTCTTCGCCGCGTTGCTGACCGACACGTTGTCGAGAAGAACTGCGCCGGTGGCATCGGCCCCGTGAAAGTAGATGCTTGTGGAACTGGAGGATGCGGTTTCGGTAAATGAAAAAAGCTTGTACGCCACAGCCGGGGAATTCGTGGGGTGATAGTAGAATGCGTTGGTGCCCATCGTTGTGTCGTTTGCGCCGCCAGAATCCCACTCCGGACCAAGTCCGAATTGCGATCCCGAGCTGGCTGTCATCGCGACCCAGAACGATACCGTGTATTTTTGATTCGGGACGGTGCTAATGACCTGGTTCAGACAGTCCTGCGTGCCATCGGTCACGGCGGACTGGAACGCGATGTAATGCATGCCGCTTTCCGCGGAACCCGGCCCGTTACCGTTCGCGAAGACATTCAGGTTGCTCGAATTCGTGGGAGGGCTGTTCGTCCAACCGATTGGCAGGATGTCGGTCGAAGACCCAAAGACTTGCGAGTAGTTCCC is part of the Pirellulales bacterium genome and encodes:
- a CDS encoding PEP-CTERM sorting domain-containing protein (PEP-CTERM proteins occur, often in large numbers, in the proteomes of bacteria that also encode an exosortase, a predicted intramembrane cysteine proteinase. The presence of a PEP-CTERM domain at a protein's C-terminus predicts cleavage within the sorting domain, followed by covalent anchoring to some some component of the (usually Gram-negative) cell surface. Many PEP-CTERM proteins exhibit an unusual sequence composition that includes large numbers of potential glycosylation sites. Expression of one such protein has been shown restore the ability of a bacterium to form floc, a type of biofilm.) → MQTRFVAIAFLVGMLCWWANTASAGNLFVNGDYEGGNYSQVFGSSTDILPIGWTNSPPTNSSNLNVFANGNGPGSAESGMHYIAFQSAVTDGTQDCLNQVISTVPNQKYTVSFWVAMTASSGSQFGLGPEWDSGGANDTTMGTNAFYYHPTNSPAVAYKLFSFTETASSSSTSIYFHGADATGAVLLDNVSVSNAAKTWGVDGDGNWSVGSNWIGGVAPSGIGDSAGFTTIITANRTVTLDADKTVGTLTFDNPNNYLIAGTHTLTLQAAGSSAAAINISGANGNGAQTISAPITLASGLNIAQNSGGVFTIAGPLNDASGKQINVSGSGTTAITGSINLGNATALSVGGTGKLRFGLASGAATVGTGVTAAVNNSATLELAGTVSALSNGSNRANITNNSSAPGLLVSGTHQQVGNIDGSGSTQVNAGSDLTANHIIQGTLVIGGTAGSAGTVTIATSNASGNPLGQLGGFALGDSLAPSGPFGAGGSGLAGMNSGGGSELASLSPSISDGSGNPSSVPEPSTLLLVLLAITSLIGRQALSRVGARDAELLHLPLQVGSLQPKSCRSSAGSRHHPVRLPKRAENVSSFTVGKSRTVV